One stretch of Caminicella sporogenes DSM 14501 DNA includes these proteins:
- a CDS encoding CtsR family transcriptional regulator → MARLSDLIEAFIKEMLKQSNKQWIEIKRNELANDFNCAPSQINYVLSTRFTIDKGYAVESRRGGGGHIRIIKLNINKKTYLYNIINEIGDSISMMKAVSIVKLLLEKGILKDREADIMIAALNNRSLNIDTELKNNVRASILKAMLASLLR, encoded by the coding sequence ATGGCAAGATTGAGTGATTTGATTGAAGCTTTTATTAAGGAAATGCTTAAACAGTCGAATAAGCAGTGGATAGAGATTAAAAGAAATGAACTTGCAAATGATTTTAACTGTGCCCCATCTCAAATAAATTATGTTCTTTCAACAAGATTTACTATAGACAAGGGATATGCAGTAGAAAGCAGACGTGGTGGTGGAGGACATATAAGAATTATTAAACTCAATATAAATAAAAAAACCTATCTTTACAATATAATTAATGAAATAGGTGATAGTATAAGTATGATGAAAGCAGTATCTATAGTTAAGTTGTTGTTAGAAAAGGGTATATTAAAAGATAGGGAAGCAGATATAATGATTGCAGCATTGAACAATAGAAGTTTAAATATAGATACAGAATTGAAAAATAATGTGAGGGCAAGTATTTTAAAGGCCATGCTTGCTTCTCTTTTAAGATAG
- the fusA gene encoding elongation factor G, which yields MKNYKVNEIRNVALLGHGGSGKTTLIESMLYTTKVIKRIGKIEEGNTVSDFDKEEIARQFSIGTSVIPIEWNNSKYNILDAPGYFDFQGEVISALRVAGGAIIMLDATSGVEVGTEKAWKYTEERKMPKIIFINKIDKENVNFEKLINELRDKFGKKIAPFAVPMRQGPDFKGFVNVVDMIGREYNGKECVNVDIPDYMKDKIGPIREMLIESVAESDEKLLEKYFEGEQFTTEEIHEGLRKGVLAGDVVPVLVGSTVNNIGIHTLLDMIYDYMPTPKDMHENGYEGINPNNEEKVVRQVAEEEPFSALVFKTIVDPFVGKISLFKVYSGKIKKDMEVYNPNKDSVEKIGNLFMLRGKNQIECKEIGAGDIGATAKLQYTSTGDTLCDKNSPIQYEGIKFPQPCLFMAVEPKSREDEEKISASLHKLTEEDPTFVVERNHETKQLLIGGQGTMQLSVIINKLKNNFGVEVDLIDPKIAYRETIKGTSTVQGKHKKQSGGAGQYGDVHIRFEPSTEEFEFHEEIFGGAVPKQYIPAVEKGLRESMEKGVLAGFPVVNVKATLFDGSYHSVDSSEMAFKIAASIAFKKGIEKANPVLLEPIMHVEVLVPEEYMGDIMGDMNKRRGRILGMQPQGDGYQLVIAEAPQSEMFKYAPDLRSMTQARGSFTMRFERYEEVPSQLAQKIIEAAKQKNN from the coding sequence ATGAAAAACTATAAAGTTAATGAAATAAGAAATGTAGCGTTATTAGGCCATGGTGGCAGTGGAAAGACAACTTTAATTGAGTCTATGCTTTATACGACAAAAGTTATAAAGAGGATAGGTAAGATTGAGGAAGGAAATACAGTATCGGATTTTGATAAAGAAGAAATAGCAAGACAATTTTCAATAGGAACTTCTGTTATTCCTATAGAATGGAATAATTCAAAATATAATATTCTTGATGCTCCGGGATACTTTGATTTTCAAGGAGAAGTTATAAGTGCATTAAGAGTTGCTGGTGGAGCAATAATAATGTTAGATGCTACTTCTGGGGTAGAGGTTGGAACGGAAAAGGCGTGGAAGTATACGGAAGAGAGAAAAATGCCTAAAATCATATTTATAAATAAAATTGATAAAGAAAACGTTAACTTTGAAAAATTGATAAATGAGCTTAGAGATAAATTTGGTAAAAAAATAGCACCTTTTGCTGTGCCAATGAGGCAAGGACCAGATTTTAAAGGCTTTGTAAATGTTGTAGATATGATAGGTAGAGAATATAACGGTAAAGAGTGTGTAAATGTAGATATTCCAGATTATATGAAGGATAAAATAGGACCTATTAGAGAAATGCTTATAGAATCAGTAGCAGAAAGTGATGAAAAACTTCTTGAAAAATATTTTGAAGGAGAACAGTTTACTACTGAAGAAATACATGAAGGACTAAGAAAAGGTGTACTTGCAGGAGATGTTGTTCCAGTATTAGTAGGTTCAACAGTTAATAATATTGGTATTCATACACTTCTTGATATGATTTATGACTATATGCCAACACCTAAGGATATGCATGAAAATGGATACGAGGGAATTAATCCAAATAATGAAGAAAAAGTAGTAAGACAGGTAGCAGAGGAAGAACCTTTTTCAGCTTTAGTATTTAAAACAATAGTAGACCCATTTGTAGGAAAAATATCTCTATTTAAAGTATATTCCGGTAAAATAAAGAAAGATATGGAAGTATATAATCCAAATAAAGATAGCGTAGAAAAAATAGGAAATTTGTTTATGCTCAGAGGTAAAAATCAGATAGAGTGTAAGGAAATTGGTGCGGGAGATATTGGAGCTACAGCAAAATTACAGTATACTTCCACTGGAGATACTCTTTGTGATAAAAATTCACCTATTCAATATGAAGGAATTAAATTTCCTCAGCCTTGTTTATTTATGGCAGTAGAGCCTAAATCTAGAGAAGATGAAGAAAAGATAAGTGCATCACTTCATAAGCTTACAGAAGAAGACCCTACATTTGTAGTTGAAAGAAATCATGAAACTAAACAACTGCTAATAGGTGGGCAAGGAACTATGCAGCTTAGTGTTATAATTAACAAGCTTAAAAATAATTTTGGAGTAGAAGTTGACCTTATAGATCCTAAGATAGCATATAGAGAAACTATAAAAGGAACATCAACTGTACAAGGAAAGCATAAAAAACAAAGTGGTGGAGCAGGACAGTATGGCGATGTTCATATTAGATTTGAACCTTCTACAGAAGAATTTGAGTTCCATGAAGAAATATTCGGTGGAGCAGTTCCAAAACAATATATTCCAGCTGTTGAAAAGGGTTTGAGAGAATCTATGGAAAAAGGCGTACTTGCTGGATTTCCTGTAGTTAATGTTAAAGCTACATTATTTGATGGCTCATATCATTCAGTTGATTCTAGTGAAATGGCTTTTAAAATAGCTGCATCTATTGCATTTAAAAAGGGTATAGAAAAGGCTAATCCTGTACTTTTAGAGCCAATTATGCATGTAGAAGTACTTGTGCCTGAAGAATACATGGGAGATATAATGGGTGATATGAATAAGAGGAGAGGTAGAATTTTGGGCATGCAGCCACAAGGTGATGGGTATCAGCTCGTTATAGCTGAAGCACCACAATCAGAAATGTTTAAATATGCTCCAGACCTTCGTTCAATGACTCAAGCTAGAGGAAGTTTTACAATGAGATTTGAAAGATATGAAGAAGTTCCAAGTCAATTGGCACAAAAGATAATTGAGGCTGCTAAACAAAAAAATAATTAA
- a CDS encoding chorismate mutase, whose protein sequence is MKDLQEMRKRIDEIDKELVKLFEKRLYVIFEINEYKKKHLLPIEDKNRERELIKTNVSYCKNPEYSTYIVEFLECIISISKKVQLDYRKIKND, encoded by the coding sequence ATGAAAGATTTACAAGAAATGAGGAAAAGAATAGATGAAATAGATAAAGAGTTAGTAAAGCTTTTTGAAAAAAGACTTTATGTAATTTTTGAGATAAATGAATATAAAAAAAAGCATTTACTGCCTATAGAGGATAAAAATAGAGAAAGAGAGCTTATTAAGACGAATGTATCTTATTGTAAAAATCCTGAGTATTCTACTTATATAGTAGAATTTTTAGAGTGTATTATAAGTATAAGTAAAAAAGTACAGCTAGATTATCGTAAAATAAAAAATGATTAA
- a CDS encoding methyl-accepting chemotaxis protein, with protein MNIVIVGAGKGGSNLINCFNNIDSINILLVVDKNLSAPGISLAKKLNIPFSQSIEDINNLSVDLIIEATGNKNVSEFLNQNYGSNCTILDSKAALLIMTLVERNIETLNKMNKQITIINDTASIVEKQMKEISSSINSVNTVSNELLNSTNTSNKYIKESDKIIQSVNKIAQQTKILGINASIEAARAGEQGKGFSIVAKEVQNLALYSENFAKEISNILLQLSEEIKKIDTEVSKLNNFSHIQINASSKISAAVEELVKVCK; from the coding sequence TTGAATATTGTTATTGTAGGAGCTGGTAAGGGTGGAAGTAATCTAATTAACTGTTTTAACAATATTGACAGTATTAATATTCTTCTAGTAGTGGATAAAAATTTATCTGCTCCCGGAATTTCTTTAGCTAAAAAATTAAATATACCTTTTTCTCAATCTATAGAAGATATAAATAATCTATCTGTAGATTTAATAATAGAAGCTACTGGAAATAAAAATGTTTCCGAATTTCTCAATCAAAATTATGGTTCAAACTGTACTATACTTGATTCTAAAGCTGCACTTTTAATCATGACTCTTGTAGAAAGAAATATTGAAACACTCAATAAAATGAATAAACAAATTACAATAATAAACGATACTGCTTCTATCGTTGAAAAACAAATGAAAGAAATTTCTTCATCTATAAATAGCGTTAACACTGTAAGCAATGAATTATTAAATTCAACTAACACATCTAATAAATATATAAAAGAAAGTGATAAGATCATTCAATCAGTGAATAAAATTGCTCAGCAAACAAAAATCCTTGGCATAAATGCTTCTATTGAAGCAGCTAGAGCTGGCGAACAAGGAAAAGGTTTTTCTATTGTTGCAAAAGAAGTTCAAAATCTAGCTCTATATAGCGAAAACTTTGCTAAAGAAATTAGCAACATACTTTTACAACTTTCTGAAGAAATCAAAAAAATAGATACTGAAGTATCAAAATTAAATAATTTCTCTCATATACAAATTAATGCCTCAAGCAAAATATCCGCAGCTGTAGAAGAACTTGTAAAAGTCTGTAAATGA
- a CDS encoding dUTP diphosphatase, with protein MELNQLFKIQEVIENHIKKLSDIDENVVGEENVFDLKFLALQVKTAEIANLTKCYKYYKIKENIPREKLIIRYIDAMKFLLSIGNAHGFNIINNDAIEAVEKSDNIIKLFSNIFDDIRDLKKLILQQDYVNSLSVYIRLFARYINLGECLGLSFEEVYDYYLKNNCLSV; from the coding sequence ATGGAATTGAATCAATTGTTTAAAATACAGGAAGTTATAGAAAATCATATAAAAAAGTTATCTGATATTGATGAAAATGTAGTTGGAGAAGAAAATGTATTTGATTTAAAATTTTTAGCTCTTCAAGTAAAGACAGCAGAAATAGCAAATTTAACAAAATGTTATAAATATTATAAAATTAAGGAAAATATTCCAAGAGAAAAATTAATAATTAGATATATTGATGCAATGAAATTTTTATTATCTATTGGAAATGCTCATGGGTTTAATATAATCAATAATGATGCTATTGAAGCAGTTGAAAAAAGCGATAATATTATAAAATTATTTTCAAATATATTTGATGATATTAGAGATTTAAAAAAATTAATATTACAGCAAGATTATGTAAATTCACTATCAGTTTATATAAGATTATTTGCCAGATATATAAATCTTGGAGAATGTTTAGGTTTAAGTTTTGAAGAAGTATATGATTATTATTTAAAAAATAATTGTCTATCAGTATAA
- a CDS encoding protein arginine kinase: MPKWIDEEGPLNNVVISSRIRLARNLEEFPFPIALTNEKSKEVIKKINDVIIEGNTVLKKDFTLIEMDKISDNDKRVLIEKRLISPNLIEKPNKSAVLLNKDESVSIMINEEDHLRIQCLYPGFQLDEVWDLANKIDDILEENVKYAFDEKIGYLTSCPTNVGTGIRASVMIHLPALSMTRYIDRILQAVNQIGLTVRGIYGEGTAAEGNIYQISNQVTLGRTEEEIIDTLKEVTKQIISKEKDARSTLLSNNRMKLEDKICRSFGILSNARILNSKEALTLLSDVRLGIDLGIIKEVDEKVVNNLMVDIQPGILQKIVGKNLSANERDIERAKLVRERLSKK; encoded by the coding sequence GTGCCAAAATGGATAGATGAAGAAGGTCCACTTAACAATGTAGTAATTAGTAGTCGTATAAGACTTGCAAGAAACTTAGAGGAATTTCCTTTTCCCATTGCACTTACAAATGAAAAAAGTAAAGAAGTGATAAAAAAAATTAATGATGTGATAATAGAAGGTAATACAGTACTAAAAAAAGATTTTACACTTATAGAAATGGATAAAATTTCAGATAATGATAAGCGTGTGTTAATTGAAAAACGTCTTATAAGTCCTAACTTAATAGAGAAGCCAAACAAGAGTGCTGTACTTTTAAATAAAGATGAATCTGTAAGTATAATGATTAATGAAGAAGACCATCTTCGTATACAGTGTTTATATCCCGGATTTCAATTAGATGAGGTATGGGATTTAGCAAATAAAATAGATGATATATTAGAAGAAAATGTAAAATATGCATTTGATGAAAAAATAGGCTATCTTACATCTTGTCCAACTAATGTGGGCACAGGTATTAGAGCTTCGGTTATGATTCATTTGCCTGCTTTATCAATGACTAGGTATATAGATAGAATACTTCAAGCTGTAAATCAGATAGGGTTGACTGTTAGAGGTATATATGGAGAAGGGACGGCAGCTGAAGGAAATATCTATCAAATTTCTAATCAAGTAACCCTTGGAAGAACAGAAGAAGAAATTATAGATACTTTAAAAGAAGTGACTAAACAAATAATAAGTAAAGAAAAAGATGCGAGAAGTACTCTCTTGTCAAATAATAGAATGAAGTTGGAAGATAAGATATGTCGTTCATTTGGAATTTTGAGTAATGCTAGAATTTTAAATTCAAAAGAGGCTTTAACTCTTTTATCAGATGTTAGATTGGGAATAGATTTGGGAATAATAAAAGAAGTCGATGAAAAGGTTGTAAATAATCTCATGGTTGATATACAACCGGGAATACTTCAAAAGATTGTTGGGAAAAATTTAAGTGCAAATGAAAGAGACATAGAGAGAGCAAAACTTGTAAGAGAAAGACTTTCTAAAAAATAA
- the speD gene encoding adenosylmethionine decarboxylase: MELNKASKKLKLYGFNNLTKTLSFNIYDICYAKTPETQREYIEYIDEQYNADRLTKILTNVANMIGANILNIAKQDYDPQGASVTILVSEEEVPLYEKNENETTEVETPLPKNVVAHLDKSHITVHTYPESHPDDGISTFRADIDVSTCGRISPLKALNYLIESFDSDIITIDYRVRGFTRNIQGRKHFIDHKINSIQNFISKEIKDMYQMIDVNIYQENIFHTKMMLKDFDLDNYLFGTVSENLEPKEKKKIKQRLQKEMIEIFYGRNIPKL, translated from the coding sequence ATGGAACTTAATAAAGCAAGTAAAAAATTAAAACTATATGGCTTTAATAACTTAACAAAAACTCTTAGTTTTAACATATATGATATATGTTATGCTAAAACTCCTGAAACTCAAAGGGAATATATCGAATATATCGATGAACAATATAATGCCGATAGACTTACTAAAATACTTACTAATGTGGCAAATATGATTGGAGCTAATATACTAAATATAGCTAAACAAGATTACGACCCTCAAGGTGCAAGTGTCACTATATTAGTTTCAGAAGAAGAAGTTCCTTTATATGAAAAAAATGAAAATGAAACAACAGAAGTAGAAACTCCTCTCCCTAAAAATGTTGTTGCTCATTTAGATAAAAGTCATATTACAGTACACACATATCCAGAAAGCCATCCTGATGATGGAATAAGTACTTTTAGAGCAGATATAGATGTATCTACTTGTGGTAGGATTTCTCCACTTAAAGCACTTAACTATCTAATTGAAAGTTTTGATTCTGATATTATAACAATAGATTATAGAGTAAGAGGCTTTACAAGAAATATTCAAGGAAGAAAACATTTTATCGACCACAAAATAAACTCTATACAAAATTTTATATCTAAAGAGATTAAAGATATGTATCAAATGATTGATGTAAATATATATCAAGAAAATATATTTCATACAAAAATGATGTTAAAAGATTTTGATTTAGATAATTATCTATTCGGAACAGTATCGGAAAATCTAGAACCTAAAGAAAAGAAAAAAATAAAACAAAGACTTCAAAAAGAAATGATAGAAATATTTTATGGTAGAAATATTCCTAAATTATAA
- a CDS encoding UvrB/UvrC motif-containing protein yields the protein MLCQNCHEREATVHVTKIINNQKQEIHLCEQCAKKSDDINFDFDTTFTINNFLTGLLDSIHSSPFKVDYIKTTTCSKCGMSYGKFKQLGRLGCFECYKTFNEKLLPLIKRIHGSETHIGKIPKKAGSRIRLKHEIMSLKKQLQMAVEKEEFEKAAKLRDRIKELEKDFGIQE from the coding sequence ATGCTTTGTCAAAATTGTCATGAAAGAGAAGCTACAGTACATGTAACAAAAATTATAAACAATCAAAAACAAGAGATACATTTATGTGAACAGTGTGCTAAAAAAAGTGATGATATAAACTTTGATTTTGATACGACATTTACAATAAACAATTTTTTAACAGGACTGCTTGATTCTATTCATAGTTCTCCATTTAAGGTGGATTATATAAAAACTACAACATGCAGCAAATGCGGAATGAGTTATGGAAAATTTAAACAACTCGGAAGATTAGGCTGTTTTGAATGTTATAAAACCTTCAATGAAAAGTTATTGCCACTTATAAAGAGAATACATGGAAGTGAAACTCACATAGGTAAGATTCCTAAAAAAGCAGGAAGTAGAATTAGACTTAAACATGAAATTATGTCATTAAAAAAACAACTTCAAATGGCAGTTGAAAAAGAAGAATTTGAAAAAGCTGCAAAACTTAGAGACCGAATTAAAGAGCTTGAAAAAGATTTTGGAATACAAGAGTAG